In Papaver somniferum cultivar HN1 chromosome 1, ASM357369v1, whole genome shotgun sequence, a genomic segment contains:
- the LOC113276122 gene encoding F-box/kelch-repeat protein At3g06240-like: MSISSLPEEIQEKVILKLPVKSISTCKCVCKLWCNLISSPEFIKYHLKLPLCLNINQLISFLVVNKSSLCYVEYDFENDEQISQKPTKELFNLGRLGYFEDVGGQDIVIVGSCNGLVCLATKIDKFLCGHVYICNPITRECLELPSLVPTNKDYKDHGYAFMLYGFGYLSSSNEYKVVRISYSGNKIYSGKVDVYTIGDGRGWRYRGEITTELLHRSSTQGILVDGALFWIDECSAGPLISVFDLTDEKLYMLSVPPASPSWGNYKLGVLTGQLCFFQATTYDSSIIWLLGKNIHDSDVKEQGGKDRHSPWIWSKESGKDEHSPWIWRKGPTVTLEGIVRYRPLTTAKNGDILFLYREKWNQAETKNVIIRFDPKTSDSNELGDLGLPLPGFGKATIHVNSYISLKLLGEENVFARL; encoded by the coding sequence ATGTCGATATCAAGCCTTCCCGAAGAGATTCAAGAAAAGGTAATCCTCAAATTGCCAGTGAAATCCATCTCTACTTGTAAGTGTGTGTGCAAACTGTGGTGTAATCTAATTTCTAGCCCCGAATTTATTAAATATCACCTTAAGCTTCCATTGTGCTTGAATATAAACCAGCTTATTAGTTTTCTTGTTGTAAATAAATCATCTCTGTGCTATGTCGAGTATGATTTTGAGAATGATGAACAAATTAGCCAGAAACCTACAAAAGAGTTATTCAACCTTGGCCGCCTTGGTTATTTCGAGGACGTAGGAGGACAGGATATCGTGATTGTTGGTTCATGTAACGGTTTGGTTTGTTTAGCAACAAAAATTGACAAGTTTCTATGTGGTCATGTCTACATCTGTAATCCGATCACCCGAGAATGTTTAGAACTTCCTAGCCTCGTCCCGACTAACAAGGACTATAAAGATCATGGATATGCCTTTATGTTATACGGATTTGGTTACCTTTCATCAAGTAACGAGTATAAGGTTGTTCGAATCAGCTATTCAGGAAATAAAATATATTCAGGAAAAGTAGACGTATACACAATTGGGGACGGCAGGGGGTGGAGATATAGAGGAGAAATCACAACTGAGCTATTACATAGGTCATCTACCCAAGGTATCCTTGTCGACGGAGCACTTTTCTGGATTGATGAGTGTAGTGCAGGTCCCTTAATATCAGTCTTTGATTTAACGGATGAGAAATTATACATGCTTTCTGTACCACCTGCTTCGCCTTCCTGGGGAAATTATAAATTGGGGGTTTTGACAGGACAATTATGTTTTTTCCAGGCAACCACATATGATAGTTCGATAATATGGTTATTGGGAAAGAATATACATGATTCTGACGTGAAAGAACAAGGTGGTAAAGACAGGCACTCCCCATGGATATGGAGCAAAGAGTCCGGTAAAGACGAGCACTCCCCGTGGATTTGGAGGAAAGGGCCAACAGTGACACTGGAAGGGATAGTAAGATACCGACCCTTAACCACAGCTAAAAATGGGGATATATTATTCTTATATAGAGAAAAGTGGAACCAAGCAGAAACGAAAAATGTCATCATTCGCTTTGACCCGAAAACCTCAGATTCAAATGAACTAGGAGATCTGGGCTTGCCTTTGCCTGGTTTTGGTAAAGCCACAATACACGTCAACAGCTACATTTCCTTGAAATTACTTGGAGAAGAAAATGTCTTTGCCCGGTTATGA
- the LOC113324103 gene encoding putative disease resistance protein RGA3: MTSPNVLLNAMKLRTIIALNPEIFSPVNSFFRHKRLRILCPLGGWREYPLSRGFEFRHMKHLRYLDLSYIDLSREVSLSHSYNLQTLILRWCKNVPSWFLSKIGSLKSLRHLDISSSDIRFIPENIGSLEHLSCLDLSCTPISKLPDSITRISSLKILKFDRCYNLDALPRKLGALTRLTCIDLRGTSIKVLPESCITNLCNLEIVRLGRKCELPKEIKNWTKLRIFTYDGWNDVMPRGMENLTSLEELDYVASRSGIEELGGLNSLKVLGITNLENVKGGKEGAETAKLKDKQHLRELNLYWGINDDDDDDEVRNSRSVNVVFEGLQPHSNLKKLRLDGFSGFNFPKWMMGCSLNLVELILRNCDQLPALGMLPFLRVLLIWGMKSIKCLGEEIYYQQENQDEEEESISSTKISSSLFPSLIKLEIELENLEEWVAPPLSSTTSCFPSLESLEISGCKRLRTAPITCFSSIKKLELWGTNDNAVNSFFNRGGGGLTSLTEIIIKDSPDVIYLPPLGVLLQHNTPNLQCIDIAKCSSFQGFRDEDLRNNSNNINSLRSLFLSDCPVLTSLPDLRLFTCIQSLYLQDCPGLTSLPDLRLCTSLRRLTIHKCDKLNKKSIPYDLKKSLTFLVELKVDFIQRDEGGPDVYYGYELMNLMEKKK; the protein is encoded by the coding sequence CGTTTACGAATATTATGTCCGCTAGGTGGTTGGCGTGAATACCCACTCTCTCGTGGCTTCGAGTTTCGCCATATGAAGCATCTAAGGTACCTTGACCTCTCATACATTGATTTATCTCGTGAGGTGTCTTTAAGTCATTCTTACAATCTGCAAACACTCATACTGCGTTGGTGTAAAAACGTTCCCAGCTGGTTTCTTAGTAAAATTGGGTCATTGAAGAGTTTGAGGCATCTTGATATCTCGAGCTCGGATATTAGATTCATACCCGAAAATATCGGTTCCTTAGAACATCTAAGTTGCCTTGATCTTTCATGTACACCAATCTCAAAATTACCTGATTCAATCACTCGTATCAGCAGTTTAAAGATTTTGAAGTTTGATCGGTGTTATAATTTAGATGCCTTACCTAGAAAGCTAGGAGCACTCACAAGATTAACATGTATTGATTTGAGGGGTACTTCCATCAAAGTATTGCCCGAATCATGCATTACGAACCTTTGCAATTTGGAGATAGTGAGACTTGGTAGGAAGTGTGAGCTTCCCAAAGAAATTAAGAATTGGACGAAATTGAGAATTTTTACATATGATGGATGGAATGATGTAATGCCTAGAGGTATGGAAAATCTCACCAGCCTCGAAGAATTAGATTACGTGGCCAGTAGAAGTGGTATTGAAGAGTTGGGAGGCTTAAACTCCCTTAAGGTGTTGGGTATAACAAATCTGGAGAATGTGAAAGGTGGAAAAGAAGGCGCCGAAACAGCGAAGTTAAAGGACAAGCAACACCTTCGAGAACTGAATCTGTATTGGGgaattaatgatgatgatgatgatgatgaagtgcGAAATAGCAGAAGTGTTAATGTGGTGTTTGAGGGTCTCCAGCCTCACTCAAATTTGAAGAAGTTGAGGCTAGACGGATTCTCAGGTTTCAATTTTCCAAAGTGGATGATGGGTTGTTCATTGAATTTGGTGGAATTAATTTTAAGAAATTGTGATCAGCTTCCCGCGCTGGGTATGCTCCCATTTCTTAGGGTTCTTTTGATTTGGGGAATGAAATCAATCAAGTGTCTGGGAGAAGAAATTTATTATCAACAAGAAAAccaagacgaagaagaagaaagcatTAGTAGTACAAAGATATCCTCATCATTATTCCCATCGTTAATTAAATTGGAGATTGAATTGGAAAACTTAGAAGAATGGGTTGCTCCTCCTCTTTCTTCTACGACTTCTTGTTTCCCTTCACTTGAGAGTCTGGAGATCAGTGGTTGTAAAAGATTGAGAACCGCACCGATAACTTGTTTTTCATCTATTAAGAAATTGGAATTATGGGGTACTAATGATAATGCAGTAAACTCGTTCTTTAATAGAGGAGGAGGTGGTCTGACCTCTCTCACAGAGATTATCATAAAGGATTCTCCAGATGTAATATATCTACCACCACTAGGCGTACTACTCCAACACAATACTCCGAATCTTCAATGCATAGATATTGCTAAATGCTCAAGTTTTCAAGGTTTTCGTGATGAGGATCTGagaaacaacagcaacaacatcaattctCTTCGCTCGTTGTTCTTATCCGATTGCCCTGTTTTAACGTCGCTACCGGATTTACGATTATTCACTTGTATTCAGTCATTGTATTTGCAAGATTGTCCTGGTTTGACGTCTCTACCAGATTTACGATTATGCACCTCTCTCCGGAGATTGACTATCCACAAGTGTGATAAACTGAATAAGAAGTCAATACCTTATGATCTTAAGAAGTCCCTCACGTTTCTTGTAGAACTGAAAGTTGATTTCATTCAAAGAGATGAGGGTGGTCCGGATGTATATTATGGATATGAATTAATGAacttgatggagaagaagaagtaa